A region from the Drosophila takahashii strain IR98-3 E-12201 chromosome 2L, DtakHiC1v2, whole genome shotgun sequence genome encodes:
- the Ac3 gene encoding adenylate cyclase type 3 isoform X3 has product MPEEKETNLENGQATAASTPSKSKPQRQKTTSRRRQNDSDVAGGVGITGGGVVILPQQVLNELYHNYSIKQRRSGLKWFLFAAVLFNIWTIGIPWDQAVPTRVVNCCMLVAYLALTALLHIGRRSEQPAMRRFHQILLTIIPRALWLLSILHFAAYVMLQPSFSPRDLLGWAILLNFLVYVTLPLPLIFLGLSIGCITYFVCLSLPVGYSRWDSLLSNQLAANAVLIATAALIGLLYYFMGEAKQKRAFLEAKKSLEVKMVIEEQSAEQERLLLSVLPKHVAIKMREDLGSSSSEAFKKIYMSRHENVRNINNCASRFLAIAIIALAVPPMSDRITPSCACTWDSPW; this is encoded by the exons ATGCCGGAGGAGAAGGAGACCAATCTGGAGAACGGCCAGGCGACGGCCGCCTCGACGCCCAGCAAATCGAAGCCGCAGCGCCAGAAGACAACGTCCCGTCGCCGGCAGAACGACAGCGATGTGGCCGGGGGCGTAGGCATCACCGGCGGCGGAGTCGTCATCCTGCCCCAGCAGGTGCTCAACGAACTCTACCACAACTACTCCATCAAACAGCGGCGCAGCGGTCTCAAGTGGTTCCTCTTTGCGGCCGTGCTGTTCAACATCTGGACCATCGGAATACCCTGGGATCAGGCGGTACCCACAAGAG tgGTCAACTGCTGTATGCTGGTAGCGTACTTGGCTTTAACAGCTCTTCTTCACATTGGTCGACGTTCTGAACAACCCGCAATGAGACGCTTCCACCAAATACTCCTGACGATTATACCGCGGGCATTGTGGCTATTGAGCATTCTTCACTTTGCCGCTTATGTTATGCTGCAGCCTAGCTTTTCTCCAAG ggaCCTTCTTGGTTGGGCCATCTTGCTAAACTTCCTGGTCTATGTGACGCTGCCGTTGCCATTGATTTTCCTTGGTCTGTCGATTGGATGCATCACGTATTTTGTTTGTCTCAGCCTGCCTGTTGGTTACTCTCGCTGGGACTCGCTGCTCTCGAATCAGCTGGCGGCCAATGCGGTTTTAATAGCCACAGCCGCGCTGATAGGGCTCTTGTACTACTTTATGGGCGAGGCCAAGCAGAAACGAGCCTTCCTCGAGGCCAAAAAAAGCCTGGAAGTGAAAATGGTCATCGAGGAACAGTCGGCCGAGCAG GAACGTCTGCTGTTATCCGTTCTACCCAAGCACGTGGCTATTAAGATGCGAGAAGATTTGGGATCGTCTAGTTCGGAGGCCTTCAAAAAGATTTATATGAGTAGGCACGAGAATGTGAG AAATATCAACAATTGCGCATCAAGATTCTTGGCGATTGCTATTATTGCATTAGCGGTGCCCCCGATGAGCGACCGGATCACGCCGTCATGTGCGTGCACATGGGACTCTCCATGGTGA